In one Cellulomonas sp. JZ18 genomic region, the following are encoded:
- a CDS encoding pilus assembly protein FlpE — MTQVRRAAVVGVVGAAGGVGASTFAALLARRTSRTTSTVLVDLVRGGGGLDVVLGIEETRGARWPDLRGAGGDVRGEDVVGLLPRWGACAVLSADRERPDPVEAGVRVDVLHALSCTVGALVLDLDRGDVVDGHAPLPACDAVVVVARADLRCVAGVLALAPRLAAAGTGCGVVVLGRPPGGLSAADVASATGVPVWAAVRRDRALAARAERAGPGGRGPAVGAARAVVRRLGLAA; from the coding sequence GTGACGCAGGTGCGACGAGCGGCGGTGGTGGGCGTCGTCGGGGCGGCCGGGGGCGTGGGGGCGTCGACGTTCGCGGCGCTGCTCGCCCGGCGCACGTCCCGGACCACGTCGACCGTGCTCGTCGACCTCGTGCGCGGCGGCGGCGGTCTCGACGTCGTGCTCGGCATCGAGGAGACGCGCGGTGCGCGCTGGCCCGACCTGCGCGGCGCGGGCGGGGACGTGCGCGGCGAGGACGTCGTGGGCCTGCTGCCGCGCTGGGGGGCGTGCGCCGTGCTCTCGGCGGACCGCGAGCGGCCCGACCCGGTCGAGGCGGGCGTGCGCGTCGACGTCCTGCACGCCCTGTCCTGCACGGTCGGGGCCCTGGTGCTCGACCTGGACCGCGGCGACGTCGTCGATGGGCACGCACCCCTGCCCGCCTGCGACGCCGTCGTGGTCGTCGCCCGGGCCGACCTGCGGTGCGTCGCGGGGGTCCTCGCGCTCGCGCCCCGGCTCGCCGCCGCGGGCACGGGCTGCGGCGTGGTCGTGCTCGGGCGGCCACCGGGCGGTCTGTCCGCCGCCGACGTGGCGAGCGCGACGGGGGTGCCGGTGTGGGCGGCCGTGCGGCGGGACCGGGCCCTCGCGGCGCGCGCCGAACGCGCCGGGCCGGGCGGACGGGGGCCCGCGGTCGGCGCGGCCCGCGCGGTCGTGCGACGGCTCGGGCTGGCGGCGTGA
- a CDS encoding TadA family conjugal transfer-associated ATPase, with translation MRDALRSLPARPDDLTPVVDRALRAHGTLLGPVPLAQAVRAVADELVGAGPLQRWLDAPGVTDVLVNGPADVWVEQAGRLRRVDLDLGGPDDVRALAVRLAAAAGRRLDDAAPTVDARLPDGTRLHAVLPPLADGCTVLSLRVVRPRALTLHDLVASGSVAPALAPVLVAMVGRRANVLVSGPTGAGKTTLLAALLSLVPHDQRIVLVEESGEMVPDHPHVVRLTARRANVDGAGGVGLADLVREALRMRPDRLVLGECRGAEVREVLAALNTGHEGGCATLHANAAGDVPARLEAMAALAGLDRAALAAQAVSAIDAVLHVRRGRDGASRHLAEVGVVGRGPDGSLAVTAALRVDEDGDVRSGPGWPRLAARLDLHRRGREDAAPPGLASRPGAVRAGVGGVLDGDPT, from the coding sequence GTGCGCGACGCGCTGCGGTCGCTGCCGGCGCGTCCCGACGACCTCACCCCCGTGGTGGACCGGGCCCTGCGCGCGCACGGCACGCTGCTCGGCCCCGTCCCCCTGGCGCAGGCGGTGCGCGCGGTGGCCGACGAGCTGGTCGGGGCCGGGCCGCTGCAGCGGTGGCTGGACGCGCCCGGTGTCACGGACGTGCTCGTCAACGGTCCCGCCGACGTCTGGGTGGAGCAGGCCGGGCGGCTGCGGCGGGTCGACCTCGACCTCGGCGGTCCCGACGACGTGCGCGCGCTCGCGGTCCGGCTCGCCGCCGCCGCCGGTCGCCGCCTCGACGACGCCGCGCCGACCGTCGACGCCCGCCTGCCCGACGGCACGCGCCTGCACGCCGTCCTGCCGCCCCTGGCCGACGGGTGCACCGTGCTGAGCCTGCGGGTCGTGCGGCCCCGCGCGCTGACGCTGCACGACCTGGTGGCGTCGGGGTCGGTGGCACCGGCGCTCGCGCCGGTGCTGGTCGCGATGGTCGGCCGGCGGGCGAACGTGCTGGTGTCGGGGCCCACCGGTGCGGGCAAGACGACCCTGCTCGCGGCACTGCTCTCGCTCGTGCCGCACGACCAGCGCATCGTGCTGGTCGAGGAGTCCGGCGAGATGGTGCCCGACCACCCGCACGTCGTCCGGCTCACCGCACGCCGCGCGAACGTCGACGGCGCCGGCGGGGTCGGCCTGGCCGACCTGGTGCGCGAGGCGCTGCGGATGCGACCCGACCGGCTCGTGCTCGGCGAGTGCCGCGGCGCGGAGGTGCGCGAGGTGCTGGCGGCGCTGAACACGGGCCACGAGGGCGGGTGCGCGACGCTACACGCGAACGCGGCCGGCGACGTGCCGGCACGGCTCGAGGCGATGGCCGCGCTCGCGGGCCTCGACCGGGCGGCCCTCGCGGCGCAGGCGGTCAGCGCGATCGACGCCGTGCTGCACGTCCGCCGGGGCCGGGACGGGGCGAGCAGGCACCTGGCGGAGGTCGGGGTCGTCGGCCGCGGCCCCGACGGCTCCCTCGCGGTCACGGCCGCGCTGCGCGTGGACGAGGACGGGGACGTGCGGAGCGGGCCCGGGTGGCCCCGGCTCGCCGCACGACTGGACCTGCACCGGCGCGGCCGGGAGGACGCAGCGCCCCCGGGCCTGGCGTCCCGGCCGGGTGCGGTCCGCGCGGGGGTGGGTGGGGTGCTCGACGGGGACCCGACATGA
- a CDS encoding type II secretion protein F, with the protein MTVLVGVLVALAVLAAAGPGARRVPASASTERRPRAARARACVRARAGAPGDAAAPPTAGGARTSGGTDLDALLLAVAARVRAGASPGEAWRAVLGTGAGDPGDGCAPSAAALLAVSAPRGKGLGRLRFRRSRDEARRARAHAVAVGTRTATELGAPLAEVLDDLAVAVAADAEHEGEVAAAFAGPRATSRVLVLLPVLGLAVGEALGARPWHVLTSGGAGTACGVLGVLLVLAGRAWVAALLRRAAATGGGR; encoded by the coding sequence ATGACGGTGCTCGTGGGGGTCCTCGTGGCGCTCGCCGTGCTCGCCGCCGCGGGGCCCGGCGCCCGACGGGTGCCGGCGTCCGCGTCGACGGAGCGCCGTCCCCGCGCGGCGCGGGCGAGGGCGTGCGTGCGGGCGCGGGCAGGGGCACCGGGGGACGCTGCCGCGCCACCGACCGCAGGGGGCGCCAGGACGTCGGGCGGCACCGACCTCGACGCGCTGCTCCTCGCCGTCGCCGCCCGGGTCCGCGCCGGCGCGTCACCGGGCGAGGCGTGGCGGGCGGTGCTGGGCACCGGGGCGGGCGACCCGGGGGACGGGTGCGCTCCTTCGGCGGCGGCGCTCCTGGCCGTGTCCGCGCCCCGTGGGAAGGGGCTGGGCAGGTTGCGGTTCCGCAGGTCGCGCGACGAGGCCCGACGAGCCCGTGCGCACGCCGTGGCGGTGGGAACGCGGACCGCGACCGAGCTGGGAGCCCCGCTGGCCGAGGTGCTCGACGACCTCGCCGTCGCCGTCGCGGCGGACGCCGAGCACGAGGGGGAGGTGGCCGCGGCGTTCGCGGGGCCGCGCGCGACGTCCCGCGTCCTCGTCCTCCTGCCGGTGCTGGGCCTCGCGGTCGGTGAGGCGCTCGGCGCCCGCCCGTGGCACGTCCTGACGTCGGGCGGGGCGGGCACGGCGTGCGGCGTCCTCGGCGTGCTCCTGGTCCTGGCCGGACGGGCGTGGGTGGCGGCACTGCTCCGACGGGCCGCGGCGACCGGCGGCGGACGGTGA
- a CDS encoding type II secretion system F family protein has translation MPEPSAPPVPAADAAFLLDLCAAAVGAGAALPRTLAVVGRHLGGLDGDALVRAGTTLELGGAWDLAWAGAPHGATVVGDALATAWQAGASPGPQLRAVSARLRRERRARVRAAAGALSVRLTLPLAACFLPAFVLLGLVPVVMGLARGLAW, from the coding sequence GTGCCCGAGCCGTCCGCGCCCCCTGTGCCGGCGGCGGACGCGGCGTTCCTCCTCGACCTGTGCGCGGCCGCGGTGGGAGCCGGGGCGGCGCTGCCCCGCACGCTCGCCGTCGTCGGACGGCACCTCGGGGGCCTGGACGGGGACGCGCTGGTGCGCGCCGGCACCACCCTCGAGCTGGGCGGTGCGTGGGACCTGGCGTGGGCGGGGGCGCCCCACGGCGCCACCGTCGTCGGGGACGCGCTCGCGACCGCCTGGCAGGCCGGTGCGTCCCCCGGGCCGCAGCTGCGTGCCGTCTCCGCTCGGCTGCGGCGTGAGCGGCGGGCACGGGTGCGAGCGGCGGCGGGTGCGTTGTCGGTGCGGCTGACGCTGCCGCTCGCCGCATGCTTCCTGCCGGCGTTCGTCCTGCTCGGGCTGGTGCCGGTGGTGATGGGGCTGGCGCGCGGGCTCGCCTGGTGA
- a CDS encoding DUF4244 domain-containing protein — protein sequence MTGTECAGATGATGRTTPVAELDAPGAARAADGAVAGREGAGGDLVAPGAHGAGGERVTPGAESAGAAPGARLRALAGDAGMATAEYAIATLAAVGFAGLLVVILKGNEVKGLLTGIVRQALGG from the coding sequence ATGACAGGGACGGAGTGCGCCGGGGCGACCGGCGCGACGGGGCGGACCACGCCGGTCGCCGAGCTGGATGCACCGGGGGCCGCCCGCGCAGCCGATGGCGCGGTGGCGGGCCGTGAGGGCGCGGGCGGCGACCTGGTGGCGCCCGGCGCGCACGGGGCGGGCGGTGAGCGGGTGACGCCCGGCGCCGAGAGCGCGGGCGCGGCGCCGGGCGCGCGGCTGCGGGCGCTCGCCGGCGACGCCGGCATGGCGACGGCGGAGTACGCGATCGCCACGCTGGCGGCGGTGGGTTTCGCCGGTCTGCTCGTCGTGATCCTCAAGGGCAACGAGGTGAAGGGCCTGCTGACGGGCATCGTGCGTCAGGCGCTCGGCGGATGA
- a CDS encoding TadE family type IV pilus minor pilin — protein MTLGHRGGPEGRARPSGDRGAVTAELAIGMVAVAVVLVAVLATGAAAVAQLRCLDAARTAARVAATGEPDAAAVAAARDALGGRAADVRVARSGGWVTVRVSAPVVGWAGLGGLRAEASATSWAEPGTAGAAGMASSGARAAGAAARGTA, from the coding sequence ATGACCCTCGGGCACCGCGGCGGTCCGGAGGGGCGGGCGCGGCCGTCCGGCGACCGCGGTGCCGTCACCGCCGAGCTGGCGATCGGGATGGTGGCCGTCGCCGTGGTGCTCGTGGCGGTCCTCGCCACGGGCGCCGCCGCGGTCGCCCAGCTGCGCTGCCTCGACGCGGCGCGCACCGCCGCTCGGGTCGCCGCCACCGGCGAGCCGGACGCTGCGGCGGTCGCGGCGGCGCGGGACGCACTCGGTGGGCGGGCGGCGGACGTCCGGGTCGCGAGGTCGGGGGGATGGGTGACGGTGCGGGTCAGCGCACCGGTCGTGGGCTGGGCGGGTCTGGGCGGGCTGCGGGCCGAGGCGTCGGCGACGTCGTGGGCGGAGCCGGGTACGGCCGGGGCGGCAGGCATGGCGTCGTCCGGCGCCCGTGCGGCCGGGGCCGCCGCGAGGGGGACGGCGTGA
- a CDS encoding DEAD/DEAH box helicase, whose product MGPGELLDVLLAAGRRADRATHVRDLPPREGRRADWPGWADRDLVRGYRALGVDRPWEHQVEAAEAVRAGHHTVLATSTGSGKSLAFWLPALSAVRTGAADAVLDPGRIESARRRPTVLYLSPTKALAADQLAGLVRLLDAAGTRDVRVATCDGDTGRDERRWVREHADVVLTNPDFLHFALLPQHRTWSRVLSSLAYVVVDECHAFRGVFGAHVGLVLRRLRRLAAAYGASPVVVLASATTADPAASAARLIGVDPAEVHAVTADASPAGRKTVVLWQPPELPGGDGPWASLLPEDDPWATVLTVPATDVPREDRDGDGETGPGAGPDSGDPAVTGPGVDRPEQAATGTAGPRPPDGGGPLGTGERLVAVPQDRPRRTATAEVAELLADLVTAGARTLAFTRSRRGAESVATTTRAHLAEVDPTLPSLVSSYRGGYLPEERRALEQAIRSGHLRALATTNALELGVDISGLDAVLIAGWPGTRVSLWQQAGRAGRAGAEGLVVLVAREDPLDTYLVHHPEAALDAPVEATVFDPQNPYVLAPHLCAAAAEQPLRADELDLFGPRAGELLTELTERGILRRRPSGWYWTHAEPASRMTDLRGAGGQPVRVVELDTGRLLGTVDAASADATVHPGAVYVHLGATYVVDELHLEDGVALATRRDVDHGTWARWVTSTEIVDVEREVAWGPLTWSFGQVDVTTQVLGYQRKRLPDLQVLSTHDLDLPPRTLRTAAVWWTAPPEVLAQAGVTLETAPGALHAAEHASIGLLPLLATCDRWDLGGLSTVVHADTGTATVFVHDGHPGGAGFAERGFELGATWLRATRDAIASCPCGTGCPACVQSPKCGNGNEPLDKAAALRLLDAVLTHAPRPAEVGPAHPTPAG is encoded by the coding sequence GTGGGTCCCGGCGAGCTGCTCGACGTGCTGCTCGCCGCAGGTCGGCGGGCGGACCGGGCGACCCACGTGCGGGACCTGCCGCCCCGCGAGGGGCGCCGGGCGGACTGGCCCGGCTGGGCGGACCGCGACCTCGTGCGCGGCTACCGCGCCCTCGGCGTGGACCGGCCGTGGGAGCACCAGGTCGAGGCGGCCGAGGCGGTGCGCGCCGGGCACCACACGGTGCTCGCGACGTCGACCGGCTCCGGCAAGTCCCTCGCCTTCTGGCTCCCCGCCCTCTCGGCCGTGCGCACCGGTGCTGCCGACGCCGTGCTGGACCCGGGCCGGATCGAGTCGGCCCGTCGCCGCCCGACGGTGCTCTACCTGAGCCCGACGAAGGCGCTGGCCGCGGACCAGCTCGCCGGGCTCGTGCGGCTGCTCGACGCGGCGGGGACGCGGGACGTACGCGTGGCCACGTGCGACGGCGACACCGGGCGCGACGAGCGCCGGTGGGTGCGCGAGCACGCCGACGTCGTCCTGACGAATCCCGACTTCCTGCACTTCGCGCTCCTGCCGCAGCACCGGACCTGGTCGCGTGTGCTGTCGTCGCTGGCGTACGTGGTCGTGGACGAGTGCCACGCGTTCCGCGGCGTCTTCGGCGCGCACGTCGGCCTGGTGCTGCGCCGGCTGCGACGGCTGGCGGCCGCGTACGGCGCGTCGCCCGTCGTGGTGCTCGCGTCGGCGACGACGGCGGACCCGGCCGCGAGCGCGGCCCGGCTCATCGGCGTCGACCCCGCCGAGGTGCACGCCGTGACGGCCGACGCCTCGCCGGCCGGGCGCAAGACCGTCGTCCTGTGGCAGCCCCCGGAGCTGCCCGGTGGCGACGGCCCGTGGGCGTCGCTCCTGCCGGAGGACGACCCCTGGGCGACGGTCCTCACCGTGCCCGCGACGGACGTCCCCAGGGAGGACCGGGACGGGGACGGCGAGACCGGTCCGGGCGCCGGTCCGGACAGCGGGGACCCGGCGGTTACGGGCCCGGGCGTCGACCGGCCGGAGCAGGCGGCGACCGGGACGGCCGGACCGCGCCCGCCGGACGGCGGAGGACCTCTGGGCACGGGCGAGCGGCTCGTCGCGGTGCCGCAGGACCGCCCGCGCCGCACGGCGACGGCCGAGGTGGCCGAGCTGCTCGCCGACCTGGTCACCGCCGGGGCGCGCACGCTGGCCTTCACCCGGTCGCGGCGCGGCGCCGAGTCGGTCGCGACGACGACGCGCGCCCACCTCGCGGAGGTCGACCCGACCCTGCCGTCGCTGGTCTCCTCCTACCGCGGGGGCTACCTGCCGGAGGAGCGCCGGGCGCTCGAGCAGGCGATCCGGTCCGGTCACCTGCGGGCGCTCGCCACGACGAACGCGCTCGAGCTGGGCGTGGACATCTCGGGCCTCGACGCGGTTCTCATCGCCGGCTGGCCCGGCACCCGGGTGTCCCTGTGGCAGCAGGCCGGGCGTGCGGGACGGGCCGGCGCCGAGGGCCTGGTGGTGCTCGTGGCCCGGGAGGACCCGCTGGACACCTACCTCGTGCACCACCCGGAGGCGGCGCTCGACGCCCCCGTCGAGGCGACGGTCTTCGACCCGCAGAACCCGTACGTGCTCGCGCCGCACCTGTGCGCCGCGGCGGCGGAGCAGCCGCTGCGCGCCGACGAGCTGGACCTGTTCGGCCCGCGCGCCGGCGAGCTGCTCACCGAGCTCACCGAGCGCGGCATCCTGCGTCGCCGCCCGTCGGGCTGGTACTGGACGCACGCCGAGCCGGCGAGCCGCATGACGGACCTGCGCGGCGCCGGCGGGCAGCCGGTGCGGGTCGTCGAGCTGGACACGGGCCGCCTGCTCGGCACCGTCGACGCGGCGTCGGCCGACGCGACGGTCCACCCCGGCGCGGTCTACGTGCACCTCGGTGCGACGTACGTCGTGGACGAGCTGCACCTCGAGGACGGCGTCGCGCTCGCGACGCGCCGCGACGTCGACCACGGCACGTGGGCCCGTTGGGTGACGTCGACCGAGATCGTCGACGTCGAGCGCGAGGTCGCGTGGGGCCCGCTCACGTGGAGCTTCGGGCAGGTGGACGTGACGACGCAGGTGCTCGGCTACCAGCGCAAGCGCCTGCCGGACCTGCAGGTGCTCTCCACCCACGACCTGGACCTGCCGCCGCGCACGCTGCGCACCGCGGCGGTCTGGTGGACCGCACCGCCCGAGGTCCTCGCGCAGGCCGGGGTCACCCTCGAGACCGCGCCGGGCGCGCTGCACGCCGCCGAGCACGCGTCGATCGGGCTGCTGCCGCTGCTCGCGACGTGCGACCGCTGGGACCTCGGCGGCCTCTCGACCGTCGTGCACGCCGACACCGGCACGGCCACCGTGTTCGTCCACGACGGGCACCCCGGCGGCGCCGGCTTCGCGGAACGGGGCTTCGAGCTCGGCGCCACGTGGCTGCGCGCGACGCGGGACGCGATCGCCTCGTGCCCGTGCGGGACGGGCTGCCCCGCCTGCGTGCAGTCGCCCAAGTGCGGCAACGGCAACGAGCCGCTCGACAAGGCGGCCGCGCTGCGGCTCCTCGACGCCGTGCTCACGCACGCCCCGCGGCCCGCCGAGGTCGGGCCGGCGCACCCCACGCCCGCGGGCTGA
- a CDS encoding LamB/YcsF family protein encodes MSVIDLNADLGEGDGPWRLEPPCDDALLDLVSSANVATGYHGGDAVTMARTCAAAVARGVAVGAHPSYDDREGFGRRRLDVPPDVLRAQLVHQVGGLVAVARSVGARVTHVKPHGALYNAVVHDEEHARAVVEAVAAVDPALVLLGLPGSQVLRLAADAGLPTATEAFVDRGYAADGTLVARGLPGALVTDPGEAAERAVRMATEGTVVAVDGRTVPVPADSLCLHSDTPGAVPIARAVRAALAAAGVEVRPFVPASAAA; translated from the coding sequence GTGAGCGTGATCGACCTCAACGCGGACCTCGGCGAGGGCGACGGCCCGTGGCGGCTCGAGCCGCCGTGCGACGACGCCCTGCTCGACCTCGTCTCCAGCGCGAACGTGGCGACCGGGTACCACGGCGGCGACGCCGTGACGATGGCGCGCACGTGCGCGGCGGCGGTCGCCCGCGGCGTGGCGGTCGGCGCCCACCCGTCCTACGACGACCGGGAGGGCTTCGGCCGCCGCCGCCTCGACGTCCCGCCGGACGTGCTGCGCGCGCAGCTCGTGCACCAGGTCGGCGGGCTCGTCGCGGTGGCCCGGTCCGTCGGTGCCCGCGTGACGCACGTGAAGCCGCACGGCGCCCTCTACAACGCCGTGGTCCACGACGAGGAACATGCGCGCGCGGTCGTCGAGGCGGTCGCGGCCGTCGACCCCGCGCTCGTGCTGCTCGGGCTGCCGGGGTCGCAGGTGCTGCGCCTCGCGGCCGACGCCGGTCTGCCCACGGCGACCGAGGCGTTCGTCGACCGCGGGTACGCCGCGGACGGCACGCTCGTGGCGCGCGGTCTGCCGGGTGCGCTCGTCACGGACCCCGGGGAGGCGGCCGAACGCGCCGTGCGGATGGCGACCGAGGGCACGGTCGTCGCGGTCGACGGCCGCACCGTGCCCGTGCCGGCGGACTCGCTGTGCCTGCACTCGGACACCCCGGGCGCCGTGCCGATCGCCCGTGCCGTGCGTGCCGCGCTCGCGGCCGCCGGTGTCGAGGTGCGCCCGTTCGTGCCGGCGTCGGCGGCGGCGTGA
- a CDS encoding 5-oxoprolinase/urea amidolyase family protein: MTGSATAGSATAGGARLLPYGDDAVLVELDEPGAVRAVDAALRVARPPDVVDVVPAARTVLVRGTARTRSRWAAQVRERVLAAVGDAGEGGLPAPVRTVEVPVVYDGEDLAEVAALTRRSVEEVVARHLAGGPDGYRVAFGGFMPGFAYVVGLDPVLHVPRHASPRTRVPAGAVAVAGEYTAVYPAATPGGWRLLGTTTVRMFDPDRGRDGAALLTPGDAVRFVRAAPSPVLAARAGAPDPLPAAAADPAPPAAPAPAAVGAGHQPAPVASPARDEAPHRALTVLSPGPLTLVQDAGRAGLADVGVPRSGAADPDAARLANRLVGNAPDAPLLEVVLGGLVLAFGATTAVALTGARAPARLDGAPVRHRTAVRVPAGATLVLDGPAQGLRTWVAVRGGVDVPPVLGSCAHDQLSGLGSAPLRPGDVLAYGTAFDGLPEPVDEPDDAHGGVAADAAGPAGAPSVVELPAVDGPRLGRLDEPGRSALWRTVWTVTPASNRVAVRLDGPPLTRGDATELASEGVVAGAVQVPHDGRPVLFGPDHPVTGGYPVVAVLTREGRARAAQVRPGDHVRLVRVPSPAV, encoded by the coding sequence GTGACCGGCAGCGCCACGGCGGGCAGCGCGACGGCGGGCGGCGCCCGCCTGCTGCCCTACGGCGACGACGCCGTGCTCGTCGAGCTCGACGAGCCCGGTGCCGTCCGGGCCGTCGACGCCGCGCTGCGAGTGGCACGTCCGCCCGACGTGGTGGACGTCGTGCCGGCCGCCCGGACGGTCCTGGTGCGCGGTACCGCGCGCACCCGGTCGCGCTGGGCGGCGCAGGTGCGCGAGAGGGTCCTCGCGGCGGTCGGGGACGCCGGTGAGGGTGGCCTCCCCGCGCCCGTCCGCACCGTCGAGGTGCCCGTCGTGTACGACGGCGAGGACCTGGCGGAGGTGGCCGCACTCACGCGGCGGTCGGTCGAGGAGGTGGTCGCCCGCCACCTCGCGGGCGGGCCCGACGGGTACCGGGTGGCGTTCGGCGGCTTCATGCCGGGCTTCGCGTACGTCGTCGGGCTGGACCCCGTCCTGCACGTGCCGCGCCACGCGTCCCCGCGCACGCGCGTGCCGGCGGGCGCGGTGGCGGTGGCGGGCGAGTACACGGCGGTCTACCCCGCGGCCACGCCCGGTGGCTGGCGGCTGCTCGGCACGACGACCGTGCGCATGTTCGACCCCGACCGCGGACGCGACGGTGCCGCCCTGCTCACGCCCGGCGACGCGGTCCGCTTCGTGCGCGCCGCCCCGTCGCCCGTCCTCGCCGCCCGTGCCGGGGCCCCCGACCCGCTCCCGGCAGCGGCCGCCGACCCGGCCCCGCCCGCGGCACCGGCGCCCGCGGCCGTCGGTGCGGGCCACCAGCCGGCCCCCGTCGCCTCGCCCGCACGGGACGAGGCGCCGCACCGCGCCCTGACCGTGCTCAGCCCGGGGCCGCTCACGCTCGTGCAGGACGCCGGCCGTGCCGGCCTGGCGGACGTCGGCGTCCCTCGCAGCGGGGCCGCCGACCCGGACGCCGCCCGCCTCGCGAACCGGCTCGTGGGCAACGCGCCGGACGCCCCGCTGCTCGAGGTGGTGCTCGGCGGGCTCGTGCTGGCCTTCGGCGCCACGACCGCGGTCGCGCTCACCGGCGCCCGCGCGCCGGCGCGGCTCGACGGCGCCCCGGTCAGGCACAGGACGGCGGTCCGGGTGCCCGCCGGCGCCACGCTCGTGCTCGACGGACCGGCGCAGGGGCTGCGCACGTGGGTCGCGGTGCGCGGCGGCGTGGACGTGCCGCCGGTGCTCGGCTCGTGCGCGCACGACCAGCTCTCGGGTCTGGGGTCCGCTCCGCTGCGCCCCGGGGACGTGCTCGCGTACGGCACCGCCTTCGACGGGCTTCCCGAGCCCGTCGACGAACCCGACGACGCGCACGGCGGCGTCGCCGCGGACGCAGCCGGGCCGGCGGGCGCACCCTCCGTCGTCGAGCTGCCGGCGGTCGACGGCCCCCGGCTCGGTCGGCTCGACGAGCCCGGGCGGTCCGCGCTGTGGCGGACCGTGTGGACGGTCACGCCCGCGAGCAACCGGGTCGCGGTGCGCCTCGACGGTCCGCCGCTCACGCGCGGCGACGCGACCGAGCTCGCCTCCGAGGGGGTGGTCGCCGGTGCGGTGCAGGTGCCCCACGACGGACGTCCCGTGCTGTTCGGCCCGGACCACCCGGTGACGGGCGGTTACCCGGTCGTCGCCGTGCTGACCCGCGAGGGACGCGCCCGTGCCGCCCAGGTGCGGCCGGGCGACCACGTCCGGCTCGTGCGAGTGCCGTCACCGGCGGTCTGA